The region GGTTCCGGGCCAGTTTTAGTCCGGTTCTGGGTTTGACCGGTTTCGGGCTGGTTCACAggctgacccggcccatggcTAGCTCTAActatatcttattttattttaccgAGATATTatctttcaaaaaattatttttaaattttaaatatagattTTATCAAActtgaattaaattttaaaaataatattaaactataaattttattgtaAATATAGTACTTGCATAGTTGCATCAAtctttttttaatctttacCTTTCGGATTTTATCTTTTCATTTAACGGTCTTCATTCCCTTTTCTAGCTATCGAACGTTCTTGATCGATCCCCTAATTATCAAACGTTTTCTCTTATCTTGTCTCCCTTCATTTTCTGCACTATTTTTTGATTGGTTGGTCAAATTAAGATAACTGGAGTGAGGGAAATGTGTAGCCATAATCATGACTGAAACTGcatgaaaataatatataattgacCGAAGAAAACAAAAAGATTAAGACTCATGCACTATAGTAATCAAATATACAAACGAGCCAGGAGACTGAATGATAATTATTGTTGATGCTATTATgatatctatatctataacaTCATCATAGGAATCTTATATAGTACAATTTACATTGCCAATGTCAGGTGAAGAAATATTATTACATGGTATTGGTAGTTGAACATTTTAAGCAGAAACTGGAAACTTTGCTTCTTTTGTCTTTCTTTTGGAAACAGTTTCTATCTCTTTAACTTTTGGCTTTTCATCATGTTTTGATCTTTTGAGCTGCTCCCTTGCAATATATAGCTCTTTGATACAGTAGTGAAGCCTGTCTGTCATCATTGCAAGAAACAGACAAAACCCTGCAAACATAGTGAGAGATCACTTGTAAGTTGTACTGGAAATACAAAATTGATTCATCTGCATGCTTTTTATTGCTGGGAGCATAGTCATCTCATCTATCTCAAGATTGCTCACTTTTGCCTTTTAAAGTTTGATATCAAACCTTCATACGACGTTTTAATTTggtatcaaaatataatttatattaaagtaAACCGGGCCATGTGTGACTCTTAATCGAGAAATAAAACTGACCAATTGATTTTTAGGTGATCAGTAGTTTAGTTCGATTTTTAGATCACATATCAGCAtttgttattaaattatatgttaaGTCATCATTCGCATGTAGCaaaattagaaattatttttaaaaatggttatAATTGACACAACAATACGAGATCAGACTaagacaattttaaaaatattagttagAATTGATTTCACCCGCGAAGTGTTagtatttttaagatattaattCTTATATATACCATGTGTAATCATATTTTATAAGATAGAGATAATAATTACCCATGAGAGATGCCTCCAAAAGTCTTTGAGCCATAAGAATTTCATCAGTAGAATTAATAACAATACCAGATCCCACCAAACGTCGCCGAATTTGCATCACACTGTATAGAACACCACCGAACACCACAAGCAACGTTGCCGCCACAGTTTTGGCCACCAACGGTCCTTTTCCTCGCTTCATTTGATCCATCCCTATGATCATTAACCTTCTTAGAGGTGTCCTAAACAAGAGTGCTACAATTACAGCCATTTCAGCAAATACAAGTGAATACAAAACACTAATCATGTTTGCAAATTTGGCTACGAGTTTCTGTTCATCTCAAATTAATTTGCACAGAAGATGAAGCTTTAAGTTATCTTGTGTTGCTCCTTTTTTTTAAGACTTGCAATGTAGTTAAAGAATATGCATAAGCTCTTACTTTTGCCCAACTAATAATGTTCAATCGATATTCTCATTTTTTGAGAATTTAGAATTTTCGGATTCGAGGCTCAACTAATGTTTAGAATTTTTTCGGTTTTATCAAATTAACCGACTAATTAAATcggttcaattttaattttttaggacTTTAATTCATTCCTCAgtttaattaagaaaataaaattacttgattttaattaaaccGATCCctttgattaaaaataaaataaaataattcagtCATGATAAAATCAATCAGTTTTCGATGGAACTGTCTGTTTTGCACCCTTGGAATcaaaataaatagataaaaaaaatatcagttTTGAATGGAAGTCCCCGTTTGCACTCTAGaaatcaaaaataaacaaaagaatATATACTTAATTTGCATGGTTTATATATTGAGTATGCATCATATCTAGACTGGAGAATATCTTCATTATGGGAAATCAACAGGTACAAGTTAAACCAAATGCAAAGTTGAACCTGACTTTGCAATTTTTAATATCAGTCGATAAAATGTTTGAATCTCATAAAGCTGAAACTTCACATTTTGCATTAAGTAAGATTTTGGTATGAATTGAGCACTTGTTTGTTAATTTTTGCATGAAGCTCAACCTATCGAGCCAACATTTAGctgtaaagaaagaaaaattacaatGAGATGTAATTTTAAACAGAATAACTAAAATTCCTAAAGTTGGTTGAATATGAAGTACACAAGTTTAGTAGGTCTATGAACGTATAATTCGGAatcaaaattgataaattaatgACAACAATCTCTAATATATTAGTAGGTAAGGTATATTAAGGATAAAATTAGTTCATtttggtttgaatttgttcataTTATTCAATTTAACAATAATTGATCTAAATACAGAGAATATTGTCCTTAATTGATCAACATAGTTCAGACTTCAGAGTGAGTTATTTGATACCAAGTCACAACTTCAAGGACCTGGATGACTTTTTTTATCACACTTACTAGTAAAAAACAATATCTCTTGACACATTATTAAATTGTAACATACATCAAGTTTAGGAACTTATCGGCACCATTAGCATTTTAAATAAGGAAAAAAAGTCATCCAAACGACGTCGTTTGATGAGTCTCTTTCAGTACAGAGTAGTGAAACTGTCTGGTCCACCAGTCGAACAAAAAAGTATTTGAAGCTTTTGGAAGAGCTGCAGCATAGCATAGCAATGGAGAAAGCGGCGCCGTTTTCTACTTCCAAAatctcatcatcatcatcaacgtATTCTATTCTTCCTAAAACTTTATACAGTAATAAAATCCACAGCAGATTATCTAAATTCAAACCTCCACGAAACCTCTCAATTCGCGCCGCTTCTGCTTCCGATTCCGGTACTCTTTTTATAGTTTCAATCGCTGTATAATTACATGTTAATCATCTATAATTATCTTTTTTacctattttaatttgtttttaattcttGCTTAGCAGTAGTGACATTGTTAGACTATGGAGCTGGAAATGTGCGTAGTGTTAGAAATGCGATTGGCGTTCTCGGTTTCCAAATTAAAGacgtaaataattttaattaactcttcttttaattaatatacattttcTGTTCttactgtttttatattttaatttttttaaattgcagGTGAAAACTCCAGAGGATATTTTAAATGCAAATCGCCTTATTTTTCCCGGTGTAGGTGCTTTTGCTCCTGCTATGGATGTCCTTAACAGAACCGGGtattattactttattttttttaatgatcttATTATGCATTAGATTATGTTATTTaacatgtttttttataaatatctaaaaaatggTTGAATTCTACTTCAGTTTCATGTTTGCTAAGTTTATACTAGTTAGAATTAATTCTTAAAAGAAAAATgcattttaaaaagaaatggaATCAAACCATAAGTGACATGTTTTTGCAAGTTTTCCGCtcaattaatttcaattctTGCAGAGGATGTCATTATAAACATCTTAATTAGTTCTAGAATCAATCAAACTAGAGACAGCATTtccttttttatgtttttgtgtAACTTATTTTATTGACGAAaaatttgattatcatatgCACATTAAATTGCTATTTGTTAAAACAAAATTTCAGTTTGTGTTTGTGTGGGATTTGATAATTTGCAGAATGGCCGAGGCGTTGTGTACTTACATTGAGAATGACCGTCCTTTTTTAGGGATTTGCCTTGGACTTCAGCTTCTTTTTGAGTCTAGTGATGAGAATGGTCCTGGTAAGTGTTTCTATGCTTGATTCTTTTTTGAGTTCTGTTAGAAGTTAATTGTTAACATTACTGAATTTGAAGATGCTTCAATATAGGATGATGGTGGTAGTTTGGTGgtggtatttttttattgttttaaattatgtAGATAATTGAATTGGCAAGTAACAGAATTTGTGAAGTTCGGGCTCAATTTTTGTTCATTAGTTTCTTTCTGCAATGCGTcaccttttctttttttttgaggaaCAATGCCTCATCTTAATGATAACCAAATTTATGAGTTTTCCTAGACATACAAATATATAAGTGCTTTAGCCAATCTTTTATCTCTTTAGGTATGTCACATGATATTTGGATTAGATTTACGTTTCtctctacttttttttttgcggGCTTTGTCATCTGAACGTGTAATCATATATTTGTCTCAGTGAAGGGTCTTGGCTTGATTCCTGGTGTGGTGGGGCGTTTTGACTCATCGAATGGTTTCAGAGTACCACACATTGGTTGGAATGCTTTGCGGATTGCTAATGACTCAGAAATTTTGGATGATATTGGAAACCGCCATGTCTATTTTGTTCACTCTTATCGTGCCATGCCGGtatcttttattttcatcttCCCAATCTATTGAATGGGTCTATTGGATATGTGCACTATTTGCATCTGATTAGCTGATCTAAAGATTTTTATATTCTTATATAGTCTAATGAAAATAAAGATTGGATTTCTTCGACCTGCAATTATGGTGATAACTTCATAGCGTCCATTAGAAAGGGAAATGTGCATGCTGTTCAGTTCCATCCAGAGAAGAGTGGAGGCAAGTAAATCCTTCTATAGATAGTTGAAATTCAGCTCTGCATTGTATTTTTACGTAATTTGCATCCATCCTCCATATTTTACTTTTTGTTGGACTAGTAAAGGGTCAGAATTTCAACTGAAATCTCACTGCCAGATATTACTTCCCTTATAATTGTGAATTTCTATTGATATGAAACATATAATTGCTACTGGAGAAATCCAATCTTTGTTTGTTTGTGTAGTCTTCCATCTTCCCCTTTATTTTTCTGAGGTTAGGTGGACATTAATCCATGTGTGATGCAATTTCATTCCTGCATTTTTGTTTAAGATGTTTTCTTTTATAGCATTATGTGTTTCTGACATGGTTATTACAtattttctcttttcatttttGAACTTCGGCTGTTGCAGATGTTGGTCTTACTGTACTGAAAAGATTTTTGAATCCAAATTCATCTTTGGCCAAGGTAGTCTTTGTAACATTGAAATCTTAGTGTCTTCTCTGTCTCCTTACTCTTTTCTTAGGCCAtctaatgaaattaaaactttatttGAAGACAGAAGCCTGCTGAAAGGAAGGCATCGAAACTTGCAAAGAGGGTAATACTCGCTAAACCTATTATCacattaattttctaaaagcTTTCCTTTTGAACCCCATTTTACTCTTGACCATGTATTTTAGGTAGACCTGATGTACAAGTCTCTAAGTAGAACAGTTAATTTGGTCATATTGAATTGTTTGTACTTTTTAAAAGGTtctacatttttagcaatattgcATTCTGCCAGGTAATAGCTTGTCTTGATGTGAGGACAAATGATAAAGGAGATCTTGTTGTAACCAAAGGAGACCAGTATGATGTGAGAGAACACACAAAAGAAAATGAGGTATGGAGGaaaaaaagtttgatttgtttatgcTGTTGAACTTACAGTTTAATCTTGGCAAATGGTCACATTTGTTGGTTCAAGAAAAATGGGTAtttgttttcaataaatttgTCTCTCTCTCCCTCTTGTCGCCATTATTTAAATTCATATAATAAGAAAGAAGAACAAATTGGGGTGGAGGGTTTGATATTTCTAATCAGGAGTCGTATATCACACACACCTTTTTGCCTCATTGGTTACCCTCTTTACTTTTCCAATGCTTCTCTGTGAAATTTCCTCCTTTGACATGCAGCCCAACTTGATTTAGTTTGCATTGACTTAATTTCGCTAGTAGCAATGTAGCATTATCTTGACTTTGAGAGAGTTATTTTCACTTTAAGTAAACGGGACAAttcttgaattattttattctttgtcATGTATTATTCATAAGCATTttgctaaaataaataaaaaaacgttaAGAGTTAGGCACTCTAGTTTGATCCTCTGGTTAGAGATATCGCTTCTCATGTTGTCTGAATGCTTTCCGAAATACTAGTAACAATAGGTTCAGCGAGTTTGAATTTACGTCTAATAATAATTCCCATTGGTGTTAACTTTTTCAGGTTAGAAATCTTGGCAAACCTGTGGAGCTTGCAAAGCAATATTATAAAGATGGGGCAGATGAGGTGAGcattgtgttttatgattcataTAGTCATATGTGTCTATATAGTAACAATATAATTTCGACTTTTTAACACTGAAATGCAGGTCAGTTTTCTGAATATTACTGCTTTTCGAGACTTCCCATTGGGCGATTTGCCAATGTTGCAGGTTGGTTTGTAGCACTTGCAATCAAATgccaaattaaaattagaaaaaaatgtgTACTGAACATAGTGAGATTTTGCGTTTTCTAATCCTTTCCTAATGCTCTGAAGGTGTTGAGGTACGCTTCAGAAAATGTATTTGTACCATTAACTGTTGGAGGTGGAATTAGAGACTTCACGGATGCAAATGGCAGGTATAATTAGTGGTGTGTTAGATCAGGTGCTGCTTTTCCAAATTTCAACCTCTAACTTATCTTTTCTGGAAATCCCCATCATTCCTTATTGTTTGATCAATCTTCTAGCTTCTCTGATGACTTAATGTCTTGTCATCAATTGATTTTGTGCTCAGGTACTATTCTAGTTTGGAAGTTGCTTCTGAATATTTTAGATCTGGGGCTGATAAAATATCAATCGGAAGTGATGCTGTCTATGCTGCAGAAGAATACATAAAAACTAGAGTATGTAAACTATATTAGCTCATCTTTTCACTCAAAACATAAATCTAACTTCTTTTGGATTCCCTCTTGTAGGTCAAGACTGGAAAGAGCAGCATTGAACAGATATCTAAAGTATATGGTAATCAGGTAAGCACTTCCTGTCGAAATCTATGCACTTGTGTATCCTCACTCTTATCTTCATGATAGGAACAGAACGATGAAAGTTGATGCATTTATATGTCCAGTGCAAATCCTACCAAATTGACCTTTCTTTAAGCACTGTActtctttctttcttccttACCTCTTTAGGGTTAGACTTCTCTGCAGGGAAGTACATCCATTATAGGGGCCAAATTGGGAACTAAATCTCGTGAAAAACATTTTCAAGAAAGCAGACATGCAAAACTTTAAACCCATATCAAAAGCTTATGGATATAACCAAATGTAACCTACAGACTAGATTGAAATATTTCCTAGCTGCTTTTCTAAGCACAGAGCAATATCATTATCCAATAACTTCCTAGCTTGTTTCTTCCTTCATCATCATTTATTTCCTCTCTATGGCATCATAGTGTGTTGGCCATTAATCAATGTGAAGTTTGCATTAACTTAGCTGCATTGCACATCATTAAAAAATGTGCTCGGAGAATGTTTGTCATTTCTCTCTTAAGAAAGATCAATTGTTTGTTCTCTGTAACAACTTTGTTAATACTCTCATTGCAGGCAGTTGTTGTGAGTATTGATCCTCGCCGAGTTTATGTTAAATCTCCTAGTGATATAGAGTTGAAGGCTATTAGGGTAACTAATCCAggtaaatgatttttttattcccACTCTTTGCTATGCTTTTAGGATTTTCTACTACGTTTTCCATTTCATTATTGTTCTATTCTGTCTTTTCGCATGAAAGCCGAAAGAACTTGCTTGAAAGTTATCAAGTATAAGTAATGATAGTGCTAAATGCTATTACTAAGAAGTGCGAAAGCTAACTAGTTTTCGATATGGATTTCTGTAAATCTGGATTGTACTTGTTCTTTCATTTTATCAGCTATTTCTATCTTCTCCCTGATTTCCACAATAAGTTTAACTATCCATTTGTTTTGTGTGGGTGTGTGAGAGAGAAATGCCCTTCAgaattttcttttctaattgTAATTTTCAATAATGCTGTCAGGTCCAAATGGTGAAAAATACGCCTGGTATCAGTGTACGGTAAGACGATTTCTCTTTTCTGTCTGCAACATATATTAAATCTTACTCTCCACAACTGCTGCCTACAACCTTAGCTTCAATGATGATGCTAAGTTTTCATAGTTATTCGGGTTATTTTGACATTTGCAATCCCGGGTTATGttagtttctttttttatatttgcttTCTTGTTCCTGAAGGTTAGCGGTGGACGTGAAGGTCGTCCAATTGGAGCCTATGAACTTGCAAAAGCAGTCGAAGAGTTAGGAGCTGGAGAGATATTACTGAACTGTATTGATTGTGATGGTTAgcactcttttattttttacgtTGAATCTACTATCCGTCTTTTCAACATTTGACTTTGGAATGCAGCTTTAAGAAACTTCGGAGGCCAGTTTAAAAAgctttaaagattttttttttcatttccttcttcttttcAGGTCAAGGGAAAGGTTTTGATACAGATTTAATAAAGTTGATCTCTGATGCTGTAAGCATTCCTGTAATTGCAAGTAGCGGTGCAGGTGCTGTTGAGCACTTCACTGAGGTATTCAGCAAAACAAATGCGTCTGCAGCCCTTGCTGCTGGCATTTTCCACAGAAAAGAGGTAACACTATATGATTATCacattactattatttttatttttgtatgatATGCGGTTATAGTTTTAGTTTTAAACcgttattttattgaattggcGGTTGTTATTATTGTACCAAGTAAATACAAATTCCAAGCTgtaaaggtaaaaaaaaaactgttctCACTTGTGTGAGAGCGGTAGCTAGGTGTGTGCAAAAACTAAACCCAACCAAACTGAACCGAAAAATTTGTTcgatttgatattataaaaaatattcagTTTTTTGGTTAGTTGTACACAAAGAAATAACTCTTAACTTTAATGTAAACCGAATCACAACCAAAATTCTTGATCAAACCAACTACTTCAGTTTGGTTAAAAATTTCAGTTAAAATTTGTTTCAGTCTGAACTGAATGCACTTCCCTAGCGCAGCATATGAAACAATGaaataaagttaaataatttaGATTCATTATTTGGTTTTGGGGATGGCAGGTGCCTGTTCAATCAGTGAAAGAGCATTTATTGAAGGAAGGCATAGAAGTCAGAATCTAAATAGCCAAAGGCTAATGACAATGCAACTTTATACCATTAACTTTTACTGCGGATTTATCAGATAGCCATCAGAGTTATTCTTATATACTATACTTTATCTTGTAGCTCTAGTctatcttttaaattatttgtttgTCATTTTGACATGGCTTTGTATCATTTTCAATTTGTAACATTATTTGAAAGGTTTATCACAAGCATCGCATGATTTCCAGCTTGTAATTTGGTTGAATTTGGTTGTAACATTATTATCGTGAGTTCTTATGCTGAGATGGGGCATAAATAAATACTTATAAAGTTGATAATAACAGCAGTTCAA is a window of Mercurialis annua linkage group LG2, ddMerAnnu1.2, whole genome shotgun sequence DNA encoding:
- the LOC126667647 gene encoding imidazole glycerol phosphate synthase hisHF, chloroplastic isoform X2: MEKAAPFSTSKISSSSSTYSILPKTLYSNKIHSRLSKFKPPRNLSIRAASASDSVVTLLDYGAGNVRSVRNAIGVLGFQIKDVKTPEDILNANRLIFPGVGAFAPAMDVLNRTGMAEALCTYIENDRPFLGICLGLQLLFESSDENGPVKGLGLIPGVVGRFDSSNGFRVPHIGWNALRIANDSEILDDIGNRHVYFVHSYRAMPSNENKDWISSTCNYGDNFIASIRKGNVHAVQFHPEKSGDVGLTVLKRFLNPNSSLAKKPAERKASKLAKRVIACLDVRTNDKGDLVVTKGDQYDVREHTKENEVRNLGKPVELAKQYYKDGADEVSFLNITAFRDFPLGDLPMLQVLRYASENVFVPLTVGGGIRDFTDANGRYYSSLEVASEYFRSGADKISIGSDAVYAAEEYIKTRVKTGKSSIEQISKVYGNQAVVVSIDPRRVYVKSPSDIELKAIRVTNPGPNGEKYAWYQCTVSGGREGRPIGAYELAKAVEELGAGEILLNCIDCDGQGKGFDTDLIKLISDAVSIPVIASSGAGAVEHFTEVFSKTNASAALAAGIFHRKEVPVQSVKEHLLKEGIEVRI
- the LOC126667647 gene encoding imidazole glycerol phosphate synthase hisHF, chloroplastic isoform X1: MEKAAPFSTSKISSSSSTYSILPKTLYSNKIHSRLSKFKPPRNLSIRAASASDSAVVTLLDYGAGNVRSVRNAIGVLGFQIKDVKTPEDILNANRLIFPGVGAFAPAMDVLNRTGMAEALCTYIENDRPFLGICLGLQLLFESSDENGPVKGLGLIPGVVGRFDSSNGFRVPHIGWNALRIANDSEILDDIGNRHVYFVHSYRAMPSNENKDWISSTCNYGDNFIASIRKGNVHAVQFHPEKSGDVGLTVLKRFLNPNSSLAKKPAERKASKLAKRVIACLDVRTNDKGDLVVTKGDQYDVREHTKENEVRNLGKPVELAKQYYKDGADEVSFLNITAFRDFPLGDLPMLQVLRYASENVFVPLTVGGGIRDFTDANGRYYSSLEVASEYFRSGADKISIGSDAVYAAEEYIKTRVKTGKSSIEQISKVYGNQAVVVSIDPRRVYVKSPSDIELKAIRVTNPGPNGEKYAWYQCTVSGGREGRPIGAYELAKAVEELGAGEILLNCIDCDGQGKGFDTDLIKLISDAVSIPVIASSGAGAVEHFTEVFSKTNASAALAAGIFHRKEVPVQSVKEHLLKEGIEVRI
- the LOC126667650 gene encoding uncharacterized protein LOC126667650, with product MISVLYSLVFAEMAVIVALLFRTPLRRLMIIGMDQMKRGKGPLVAKTVAATLLVVFGGVLYSVMQIRRRLVGSGIVINSTDEILMAQRLLEASLMGFCLFLAMMTDRLHYCIKELYIAREQLKRSKHDEKPKVKEIETVSKRKTKEAKFPVSA